In Aquimarina sp. TRL1, a single window of DNA contains:
- the tsaD gene encoding tRNA (adenosine(37)-N6)-threonylcarbamoyltransferase complex transferase subunit TsaD, translated as MDRQNIYILGIESSCDDTSAAVLHNDEILSNVVASQKIHEQYGGVVPELASRAHQQNIVPVIDQAIKQANINKEQIDAIAFTRGPGLMGSLLVGTSFAKSLALALDVPLIDVNHMQAHILAHFIKEEGYDIPEFPFIAMTISGGHTQIVQVNSHFDMEVIGETIDDAVGEAFDKSAKILGLPYPGGPLIDKHAQQGNPKAFSFTKPRVDGLNFSFSGLKTAILYFIQKETKNDPDFIEKNLEDICASIQYTIINILIDKLKKASKETGIKRIAIGGGVSANSGIRAALKSGEHKFGWKTYIPKFEYTTDNAAMIAIVGYLKYLKKDFTDMSAIAQARIKI; from the coding sequence ATGGACAGACAAAATATTTACATTCTAGGAATAGAATCTTCTTGTGATGATACATCAGCTGCTGTACTTCATAATGACGAGATATTATCTAATGTTGTTGCATCTCAAAAAATACACGAACAATATGGTGGGGTTGTTCCAGAACTGGCCTCAAGAGCACATCAGCAAAATATCGTTCCCGTAATTGATCAGGCGATCAAGCAAGCAAATATTAACAAAGAGCAAATCGATGCAATTGCATTTACCAGAGGTCCCGGGTTAATGGGGTCTTTACTTGTCGGAACTTCTTTTGCTAAATCTTTGGCATTAGCTTTAGATGTCCCATTAATTGATGTTAATCATATGCAGGCACATATTTTAGCTCATTTCATAAAAGAAGAGGGATATGACATTCCTGAATTCCCATTTATCGCCATGACCATTAGTGGAGGGCATACACAAATCGTACAAGTGAACAGCCATTTTGATATGGAGGTTATCGGGGAAACTATTGACGATGCCGTAGGAGAAGCTTTTGACAAGAGTGCTAAAATTCTCGGACTTCCTTATCCGGGAGGACCTTTGATTGATAAACACGCACAGCAAGGAAACCCTAAGGCATTTTCTTTTACCAAACCCAGAGTAGATGGTCTCAACTTCAGTTTTAGCGGGCTAAAAACAGCCATCCTCTATTTCATTCAAAAGGAAACAAAAAATGACCCTGATTTTATTGAGAAAAACCTGGAAGACATTTGTGCTTCTATCCAATATACTATTATTAATATCCTAATTGATAAATTAAAAAAAGCTTCTAAAGAAACTGGAATTAAAAGAATAGCAATTGGTGGAGGTGTTTCTGCTAACTCCGGAATACGAGCTGCGCTAAAAAGCGGAGAACATAAATTCGGGTGGAAAACATATATCCCTAAATTTGAATACACTACAGACAATGCGGCTATGATCGCAATTGTGGGGTACCTGAAATACCTGAAGAAGGATTTTACTGATATGAGTGCTATTGCACAAGCCCGTATAAAAATATAA
- a CDS encoding translocation/assembly module TamB domain-containing protein: MFSIPRVQTFIAKKATNYLKDTYDVELEIGRIGIGYLGSVDLKEVLALDHHGDTLLYAGSIQTSILNLREISKGQPELGEVAIKDLFFNMKIYKGEDSDNLMTYIRKFNTGKKKTSNAKFILTSGRVTIQNGRYYYTDEDLRSPEVIRYDDIILDSEGIRIDDGDFYITTNVLSFKDRRGLVVSNLQTSFSIKPDQMHFENLILETPDSKVKAEIDFSYQPEDLIDFENKVQIKADFKEGTVSTNDLIPFYGEFGKNQMLNIKKTRLTGTLNDFRLHKAFIKGLDRSVIKGDIHIENALSDDVSKFKLEGEFTELATNYYDLINLLPELLGTSLPKELYKFGNVRAEGNAIVTRNVVDVDMDLFSHLGKVNAFVLLGKLNDVKNATYNGNIISSNFNIGKLIGRETVGKAAFNIHVDGSGFEMATVNTKVEGDINSLVINGYGYSNIKILGSLRDPVFDGKLTSNDPNANFRFNGIIDFSETINTYDFVANVDHLDLHKLGFIKKDSTSILKGDVIMDVKGTGIDDAFGTISFAQTSYENKNGAYYFEDFDITSKFNEEGVRTISMNSPDIIEGNVKGVFRIENVYDLFRNSIGSLYTNFEANEITDNEFMEFNFNIYNKIIDVFIPEIEFAPNTFIKGKVESDDAEFKLTFKSPSIQLYDNTMHMVDIQVDNKNPIFNTFVSIDSVDSKHYKASEFNLVNVTLNDTLFIRSEFKGGKGNEDSFNLELYHTINEDNKSVVGFRKSDLTFKGYTWYVNERKSKRGNNVIFDNKFTKVDINSIVLTHKDEQIRVNGVIDGKDDKNVEASFIKVDLNKIIPDIENLLLNGEVNGNVTIFQEGGKYFPSSTIKIDSLEVNKHSLGELRMNIAGNESLTQYRINSRLLDKSHKKTFSALGMVDVQESGSDMKINVDLNEFDISCFSQLGGIVFEDLRGLVSGKATINGSYKDPAIDGMVTLKKAGLKIPYLNVDFDFEENARMLLQKQRFVFDEINIMDTKYKTRGILGGYIEHKQFSDWYLGLNILADRMVALDTEEEEESLYFGTAFISGDASIKGPINGLVIDVNARSEKGTIFKIPLKDSESLGDNSYIHFLSHEEKKARLEGKDIIVEDLNGLAINFDLDVNDNAEVEIVIDKKNGSSLKGRGAGNLLIELNTNGKFNMWGDFHVYEGTYNFRYGALIEKVFTVSKESDNNSINWDGSPTRAILDLNAIYKTEANPVALLENSTINRKVPVEVVVYLKGELIQPELNFDIRFPNLSSVIKSELEYKLEDKSTRDFQALSLLTQGQFYNELNLGQNLITGNLVERASSLVNDIFAGEDDKFKVGLNYVQGNRGIDSETSDKFGVTLSTKISDRILINGRVGVLVGGVDESVVVGNVEAEYLFNEEGTLRGKIFNRENEVQYVGTPQGHKQGIGLSYSVDFDNFNELWRKIFKNKKQRDSIPKIKDSTKIKAPDFINFTKKDEK, translated from the coding sequence TTGTTTTCTATTCCCCGTGTCCAAACTTTTATAGCAAAAAAAGCGACAAATTACCTTAAGGATACTTATGATGTAGAGCTGGAAATTGGGCGAATCGGTATTGGGTATTTAGGGAGTGTTGATCTAAAGGAAGTTCTGGCATTGGATCATCATGGCGATACATTGCTTTATGCCGGAAGCATACAAACCTCTATTCTCAATCTAAGGGAGATCAGTAAAGGACAACCCGAATTAGGAGAAGTCGCTATAAAAGATTTATTTTTTAACATGAAAATTTACAAAGGGGAGGATAGCGATAATCTCATGACCTATATACGTAAATTTAATACCGGGAAAAAGAAAACATCCAATGCTAAATTTATATTGACCTCTGGTCGTGTCACTATCCAGAATGGACGATATTATTATACGGATGAAGATTTACGATCCCCAGAGGTAATACGATATGATGATATCATATTAGATTCGGAAGGGATTCGGATAGATGACGGAGATTTTTATATCACTACCAATGTATTGTCTTTTAAGGATAGGAGGGGGCTTGTTGTATCTAACTTGCAAACGTCATTTTCTATCAAACCAGATCAGATGCATTTTGAAAACCTGATACTGGAAACCCCTGACTCAAAAGTAAAAGCCGAAATTGATTTTTCTTACCAACCAGAAGACTTGATTGATTTCGAAAACAAGGTACAAATTAAGGCAGATTTTAAAGAAGGAACAGTGTCGACTAATGATTTGATTCCTTTTTATGGAGAGTTTGGCAAGAATCAGATGCTGAATATCAAAAAGACAAGATTAACAGGAACTCTAAATGATTTTAGATTACATAAGGCATTTATAAAAGGATTGGACCGATCAGTCATTAAAGGAGATATCCATATAGAAAATGCACTATCTGATGATGTTAGTAAATTTAAATTAGAAGGAGAATTTACAGAACTCGCCACGAATTATTATGATTTAATAAACCTATTGCCGGAACTACTGGGAACTTCACTTCCCAAAGAGCTATACAAGTTTGGGAATGTACGGGCAGAAGGGAATGCTATTGTTACCAGAAATGTAGTCGATGTAGATATGGATCTGTTTTCTCATTTGGGGAAAGTCAATGCTTTTGTATTATTAGGAAAACTAAATGATGTAAAGAATGCTACATATAATGGAAATATAATCTCTTCTAATTTTAATATAGGAAAACTAATCGGTAGAGAAACAGTAGGGAAAGCTGCTTTTAATATCCATGTCGATGGAAGTGGATTCGAAATGGCAACAGTAAATACCAAAGTAGAAGGAGATATAAATTCTTTAGTAATAAACGGATATGGATATTCCAATATCAAAATATTAGGAAGCCTGAGAGATCCGGTTTTTGATGGTAAATTAACGTCTAATGATCCGAATGCAAATTTTAGATTTAATGGGATTATAGATTTTTCTGAAACGATTAACACCTATGATTTTGTAGCCAATGTAGACCATCTTGATTTGCATAAACTCGGTTTTATCAAAAAAGATTCAACTTCTATTCTCAAAGGGGACGTGATCATGGATGTCAAAGGGACAGGGATTGATGATGCTTTTGGAACGATCTCCTTTGCACAGACCTCATATGAAAATAAAAATGGGGCGTATTATTTTGAAGATTTTGATATCACTTCTAAATTTAATGAAGAAGGAGTGAGAACAATTTCTATGAATAGTCCGGATATTATTGAAGGAAATGTAAAAGGCGTTTTTAGAATAGAAAATGTGTATGATTTATTCCGTAACTCTATCGGAAGTTTATATACGAATTTTGAAGCAAATGAGATAACAGACAATGAATTCATGGAATTCAATTTTAATATCTATAATAAAATCATAGATGTTTTTATTCCCGAAATAGAATTTGCTCCCAATACATTTATAAAAGGAAAAGTAGAAAGTGACGATGCCGAATTTAAACTCACTTTTAAGTCTCCCTCGATACAACTATATGATAATACGATGCATATGGTCGATATTCAGGTAGATAATAAAAACCCGATATTTAATACGTTTGTATCTATCGATAGTGTTGACTCAAAGCATTATAAAGCCTCTGAATTTAATTTGGTGAATGTAACTCTGAATGATACACTCTTTATTCGTTCTGAATTTAAAGGAGGAAAAGGAAATGAAGATAGCTTTAATCTCGAATTGTATCATACGATTAATGAAGATAATAAATCTGTTGTAGGATTTAGAAAATCAGATCTAACATTTAAAGGTTATACCTGGTATGTCAATGAGCGAAAAAGCAAGCGGGGTAATAATGTAATCTTTGATAATAAATTTACAAAGGTGGATATTAACTCTATTGTCTTAACTCATAAAGATGAGCAGATACGTGTCAATGGAGTTATTGATGGAAAAGACGATAAAAATGTAGAAGCGTCTTTTATCAAAGTTGATCTCAATAAAATTATACCTGATATAGAAAATCTATTACTTAATGGAGAAGTCAATGGGAATGTGACGATTTTTCAGGAAGGCGGAAAGTATTTTCCTTCTTCTACCATTAAGATTGATAGCCTGGAAGTAAATAAACATTCTCTAGGAGAGCTGAGAATGAATATTGCGGGAAATGAATCACTAACCCAGTATAGAATCAATAGTAGATTACTCGATAAAAGTCATAAAAAGACATTCTCAGCCTTAGGGATGGTAGATGTGCAGGAATCAGGTTCTGATATGAAGATAAATGTTGATCTTAATGAGTTTGATATCTCGTGTTTTAGCCAATTAGGGGGGATTGTTTTTGAAGATTTAAGAGGATTGGTTTCAGGAAAAGCAACCATTAATGGAAGTTATAAAGATCCTGCGATTGATGGCATGGTTACACTTAAAAAGGCAGGATTAAAAATTCCGTATCTCAATGTGGATTTTGATTTTGAAGAAAATGCAAGAATGCTCCTTCAAAAGCAACGTTTTGTTTTTGATGAGATTAATATCATGGATACCAAGTATAAAACCAGAGGTATTTTAGGAGGCTATATTGAACATAAACAATTTTCTGATTGGTATTTAGGGTTAAATATTTTAGCAGATAGGATGGTTGCGCTGGATACAGAAGAGGAAGAAGAATCCTTGTACTTTGGAACAGCTTTTATTAGTGGAGATGCTTCTATAAAAGGACCAATTAATGGATTAGTTATCGATGTTAATGCCCGGTCAGAAAAAGGAACTATCTTCAAAATTCCATTAAAAGACTCAGAGTCATTAGGAGATAACTCCTATATCCACTTTCTCAGTCACGAAGAGAAAAAAGCACGATTAGAAGGCAAAGATATCATTGTTGAAGACCTGAATGGATTAGCGATTAATTTTGATCTTGATGTAAATGATAACGCCGAGGTAGAAATCGTAATTGATAAAAAGAATGGAAGTTCTCTAAAGGGGAGAGGTGCAGGAAACTTATTGATTGAATTAAATACAAATGGGAAATTCAATATGTGGGGAGATTTCCACGTATATGAAGGAACTTATAACTTTAGATATGGCGCTTTAATAGAAAAAGTATTTACAGTTAGTAAAGAGAGTGATAATAACAGTATCAACTGGGATGGGAGTCCTACACGTGCGATTCTGGATCTGAATGCTATTTATAAAACAGAAGCCAATCCCGTAGCATTGCTGGAAAATTCAACGATTAACAGAAAAGTACCTGTTGAGGTAGTTGTTTATCTAAAAGGAGAATTGATACAACCAGAATTGAATTTTGATATCCGTTTTCCGAATTTGAGTTCTGTTATAAAAAGTGAATTGGAATATAAATTAGAAGATAAATCTACAAGAGATTTTCAGGCACTGTCACTTCTTACACAGGGGCAGTTTTATAACGAGTTAAACCTGGGACAAAACTTAATTACAGGAAACCTGGTAGAACGCGCATCCAGTTTAGTAAACGATATTTTTGCAGGCGAGGATGATAAGTTCAAAGTGGGACTAAATTATGTGCAGGGAAATAGGGGGATCGATAGTGAAACTTCTGATAAGTTTGGAGTTACCTTATCTACTAAAATAAGTGATCGAATCTTGATTAATGGTCGTGTTGGGGTTTTAGTAGGAGGAGTAGACGAATCTGTAGTGGTTGGTAATGTAGAAGCCGAGTATTTGTTTAATGAAGAAGGAACCCTGAGAGGAAAAATATTTAATCGGGAGAACGAAGTACAATATGTAGGAACTCCACAAGGGCATAAACAAGGGATAGGACTTTCTTATTCTGTAGACTTTGATAATTTCAATGAATTGTGGAGAAAAATTTTTAAAAATAAAAAACAACGGGATTCTATTCCTAAAATTAAAGACTCTACAAAGATAAAAGCCCCAGATTTTATTAATTTTACTAAAAAAGACGAAAAGTAG
- a CDS encoding nitric-oxide reductase large subunit, translating to MKKIWIGFIAVVALSFMILIWVGVKIYQEQPPIPEQVIVEQTEEVLFTKAHIMRGQNVWESIGGMEVGSIWGHGSYVAPDWNADWIHREAEFLLERWAKPLGKPYKELSEEKKGMLKGRLVSQIKTNTYDTISKTISISQDRKEAIVANMQHYSSIFSKGHEEYAIPKEMLTDASKLHDLNAFFFWTSWAASTNRMEDVITYTSNWPYEPLINNTVSDDSLIWSGFSVILLLLCISLMVWYHIKSQHANEEQVEVPSINPLSSIVLVRSQKAVLKYFFIVTLLIVLQVVLGIVTVHYAVEGQAFFGFELSKFLPYTISRTWHTQLAIFWIATAWLATGLFIAPIISGKEMKFQVFGINFLFIALLIIVVGSMIGEWLGVKQYLDLTLNFFFGHQGYEYMDLGRFWQIFLAIGLILWMFLVGRHIVVGIKRRDDSRNLLILFLISVIAIGSFFFSGLMYGENSSLSVINYWRWWLVHLWVEGFFEVFATAVIALLFTKMKLLHEKTAGRVTVLSAIIFLAGGIIGTLHHIYFSGTPVHAIAFGATFSALEVVPLTLVGYEIWENWSLLKLKDWVRQYKWPIYFFLSVSFWNMLGAGIFGFLINPPVALYYIQGLNTTAVHAHTALFGVYGMLGMGLVLFCVRIVSKTVWDDRLLKIGFWSLNIGLLAMMVFSVLPQGIIQAIASMKHGYWYARSSELLYSPSVQIIKWLRMIGDIIFSVGIGCFCWFVAKETLFSMLGRKS from the coding sequence ATGAAGAAAATATGGATAGGATTTATAGCCGTTGTAGCACTATCTTTTATGATATTGATATGGGTGGGCGTTAAGATTTATCAGGAACAACCACCAATACCGGAACAAGTCATAGTAGAACAAACAGAAGAGGTGCTTTTTACGAAAGCACATATTATGAGAGGACAAAACGTATGGGAGTCCATTGGGGGAATGGAAGTAGGTTCCATATGGGGGCATGGGAGTTATGTAGCTCCGGATTGGAATGCAGATTGGATTCATAGAGAAGCTGAATTTTTATTAGAGCGATGGGCAAAACCGTTAGGAAAACCATATAAAGAATTATCTGAGGAAAAAAAAGGAATGCTCAAGGGGAGGTTAGTGTCTCAGATAAAAACCAATACCTATGATACCATAAGTAAGACGATCTCTATATCCCAGGATAGAAAAGAAGCTATTGTAGCTAATATGCAGCATTATTCGTCTATTTTTTCAAAAGGGCATGAGGAATATGCAATCCCCAAAGAAATGCTTACGGATGCCTCTAAATTACATGATTTGAACGCTTTCTTTTTCTGGACCTCTTGGGCGGCATCTACAAATCGAATGGAGGATGTTATCACGTATACTTCTAACTGGCCATATGAACCACTCATCAATAATACAGTATCCGATGATTCACTAATATGGTCCGGTTTTTCAGTTATATTACTCTTATTGTGTATTTCTCTTATGGTGTGGTATCATATAAAAAGTCAACATGCCAATGAAGAACAAGTAGAAGTTCCGTCAATTAATCCTTTAAGCTCCATTGTTTTAGTCAGGTCCCAAAAAGCAGTATTGAAATATTTCTTTATTGTTACACTTTTAATTGTTTTACAAGTAGTATTAGGAATCGTAACCGTGCATTATGCTGTAGAAGGACAAGCATTTTTTGGTTTCGAATTATCTAAATTTTTGCCCTATACAATCAGTAGAACCTGGCATACACAATTAGCTATTTTCTGGATTGCTACCGCCTGGTTAGCAACAGGGTTGTTTATCGCTCCTATTATAAGTGGAAAAGAGATGAAATTTCAGGTTTTTGGAATTAATTTTCTGTTTATAGCATTACTTATCATCGTAGTAGGATCCATGATAGGAGAGTGGCTTGGAGTAAAACAATATTTAGACTTGACACTTAATTTCTTCTTTGGTCATCAGGGATATGAGTACATGGATCTGGGACGATTTTGGCAAATATTTTTGGCAATAGGTTTGATCTTGTGGATGTTTTTAGTCGGGAGACATATTGTGGTTGGAATTAAACGTAGAGATGACTCCAGAAACTTATTGATTCTTTTTCTTATTTCAGTAATTGCGATTGGTTCCTTTTTCTTCTCAGGTTTGATGTATGGAGAAAACTCTTCTTTATCAGTGATTAATTATTGGAGATGGTGGTTAGTACATCTCTGGGTAGAAGGTTTTTTCGAAGTATTTGCCACAGCTGTGATTGCATTATTATTCACTAAAATGAAATTGTTACATGAAAAAACAGCGGGACGGGTAACAGTCTTATCAGCCATTATATTTTTGGCAGGAGGGATTATAGGAACCCTACATCACATTTATTTTTCAGGAACACCAGTACATGCAATCGCTTTTGGGGCAACTTTTAGTGCCTTAGAAGTAGTACCTCTGACACTTGTAGGGTATGAAATTTGGGAAAACTGGAGCTTGTTAAAATTAAAAGATTGGGTAAGACAGTATAAATGGCCTATTTATTTCTTTCTATCGGTATCATTCTGGAATATGCTGGGAGCGGGGATTTTCGGTTTCTTGATTAATCCCCCGGTAGCGTTATATTACATTCAGGGATTGAATACAACGGCAGTTCATGCACATACAGCTTTATTTGGGGTGTATGGAATGTTGGGAATGGGATTGGTCTTATTCTGTGTGCGAATCGTCTCAAAGACCGTATGGGATGATAGATTATTGAAAATAGGATTCTGGTCATTAAACATAGGATTATTGGCAATGATGGTTTTTAGTGTACTACCACAAGGGATTATACAAGCCATTGCTTCTATGAAACACGGATATTGGTATGCCAGAAGCTCAGAATTATTATACTCACCATCAGTTCAGATAATTAAATGGTTGCGAATGATAGGAGATATTATTTTCTCTGTCGGAATAGGGTGTTTTTGTTGGTTTGTAGCAAAAGAAACACTATTTAGTATGTTAGGAAGAAAATCATAA
- the pfkA gene encoding 6-phosphofructokinase, producing the protein MAKSIKTIGVMTSGGDSPGMNAAIRAVVRACAYYGIRCVGFYRGYQGMIEGDYTEMTARSVQNIISKGGTILKSARSEEFRTKKGREKAAAQLKEIEVDAMVLIGGDGTFTGGRIFSKEYEIPVIGVPGTIDNDIAGTNFTIGYDTALNTVVDAIDKIRDTASSHNRLFFVEVMGRDAGFIALNSGVGAGAEEILIPEEDLGLERLLESLKRSKRSGKSSSIVVVSEGDKTGKNVYELADYVTEHLPDYDVRVTVLGHMQRGGKPSCFDRTLASRLCVKAVELLLDGKENLMVGLVNNQVTTSEFDKDFKEGHGINKELLRISDILSV; encoded by the coding sequence ATGGCTAAAAGTATTAAGACAATTGGAGTAATGACATCGGGAGGAGATTCTCCCGGAATGAATGCGGCAATACGTGCAGTAGTGAGAGCATGTGCCTATTATGGGATTAGGTGTGTAGGGTTTTATAGAGGATATCAGGGAATGATCGAAGGAGACTACACAGAAATGACTGCCAGAAGTGTTCAGAATATTATTAGCAAAGGAGGAACCATATTAAAATCAGCACGTTCGGAAGAATTCAGAACCAAAAAAGGGAGAGAAAAAGCAGCAGCACAATTAAAAGAAATTGAAGTAGATGCAATGGTATTGATTGGAGGAGATGGGACCTTTACTGGAGGGCGAATTTTTAGTAAGGAATATGAAATACCTGTAATAGGTGTACCAGGTACAATTGATAATGATATTGCCGGAACCAATTTTACGATAGGATATGATACAGCCTTAAATACGGTGGTTGATGCAATTGATAAGATCCGAGATACTGCGAGCTCTCATAATCGATTATTTTTTGTAGAAGTAATGGGGAGAGATGCCGGCTTTATAGCATTAAATAGTGGAGTAGGAGCAGGAGCAGAAGAAATTTTGATACCAGAAGAAGACTTGGGACTCGAACGCTTGTTAGAATCTTTAAAAAGAAGTAAGCGTTCAGGGAAATCTTCAAGTATTGTAGTAGTAAGTGAAGGAGATAAAACCGGGAAAAATGTGTATGAACTGGCAGATTATGTGACAGAACATCTTCCAGATTACGATGTAAGGGTAACTGTATTAGGGCATATGCAGCGAGGAGGAAAACCATCTTGTTTTGACAGAACCTTAGCAAGTAGATTGTGTGTCAAAGCAGTAGAATTACTCTTGGATGGTAAAGAAAACCTGATGGTTGGGTTGGTCAATAATCAGGTAACTACAAGTGAATTTGATAAAGATTTCAAAGAAGGTCATGGGATTAATAAAGAATTATTGAGGATATCAGATATTCTATCCGTATAG
- a CDS encoding alkaline phosphatase D family protein, giving the protein MKQNFTLIVFLLLNVCFGYSQDMNTFLTKIERDNSDQLETYFDTRLAPFYHGVASGDPLENAVIIWTRITTNKEAVSVGWKVATDPEMKQIVKKGEIVTNQEKDYTVKIDVTGLSSYTTYYYQFEAMGVSSIIGKTRTTPAANELVDNVRFAVVSCSNYQNGYFNAYDKIADRSDIDAVIHLGDYIYEYESGGYGYNSNLGRGHLPKHEIISLQDYRVRYSYYRLDPMLRNIHQQHPFINIWDDHEFANDANKYGAQNHSPLTEGDWEIRKNNAYKAYFEWMPIRANSIDQYRLYRKISYGKLMDLIMLDTRIEGRDTQISSSKNLISAASSNKEFKSYAKNVIAAKDITNESDVREILSNVLPLLLEISDAPSKKNGLSEEEFERVVTLFTKTILQRKKLDRSDREVIELDGLLKKGIKYDTSYNTDKNTRNYKSILGKEQFDWLVEELTASKAKWRIIGNQVMVMPWKGVPSNDAWDGYKEERNRLLKKLKEHQVDNTVVLTGDIHSTFVGEIAYEGECQLCEFVVPSVTSQNLDFLGNIISAAAEYYTKLINKHIKDVDMDNHGYFILDVKEDKVQADWYDIEELKKPVSKEKRSRSWYVIDGVCKLQEARTSAVAINGVKRYPDILENKIEKNHKQEGDFTVIGVYPNPMYREGNIHYIVHKEGQVKISLYDTSGRLLQLLSDRRTVAGIYNLSVDINAIQSGQYILKFESGKNIAQRKIIIK; this is encoded by the coding sequence ATGAAACAAAACTTCACACTAATTGTTTTTTTATTGTTAAATGTGTGTTTTGGGTATTCCCAGGATATGAACACATTTCTGACGAAAATCGAACGAGATAATTCAGACCAGTTAGAAACTTATTTTGATACTCGTTTAGCTCCTTTTTATCATGGGGTAGCTTCTGGAGACCCACTAGAAAATGCAGTAATAATTTGGACTAGAATTACTACGAATAAAGAAGCGGTTTCGGTAGGTTGGAAAGTAGCTACAGATCCTGAAATGAAACAAATCGTTAAGAAAGGAGAAATTGTCACAAATCAGGAAAAAGATTATACGGTTAAGATAGATGTAACAGGTTTATCTTCATATACAACTTATTATTATCAGTTCGAAGCGATGGGAGTGTCGTCAATTATAGGAAAAACAAGAACTACTCCAGCAGCAAATGAATTAGTCGATAACGTAAGATTTGCAGTGGTATCTTGTTCTAATTATCAGAATGGATACTTTAATGCATATGATAAGATTGCTGATAGAAGTGATATTGATGCAGTGATACATTTAGGTGACTATATTTATGAATATGAATCAGGAGGGTATGGATACAACAGCAATTTAGGTAGAGGACATCTGCCTAAACACGAAATTATAAGCTTGCAAGATTACAGAGTGAGATATTCGTATTACCGATTAGATCCAATGCTCAGAAATATTCATCAGCAACACCCATTTATCAATATTTGGGATGATCATGAGTTTGCCAACGATGCAAATAAATATGGAGCACAGAACCATAGCCCGCTGACAGAAGGAGACTGGGAAATAAGAAAAAATAATGCATATAAAGCATACTTTGAATGGATGCCAATACGTGCGAATTCAATAGATCAGTACAGATTATATAGAAAAATTTCATATGGTAAGTTGATGGATCTCATCATGCTGGATACAAGAATTGAAGGAAGAGATACACAGATTAGTAGTTCCAAAAATTTAATCAGTGCAGCAAGCTCAAATAAAGAGTTTAAATCATATGCCAAGAATGTCATAGCTGCCAAGGATATTACGAATGAATCAGATGTTAGAGAGATTTTGTCTAATGTACTTCCTTTACTATTAGAGATCTCAGATGCGCCATCTAAAAAAAACGGTCTGTCAGAAGAGGAATTCGAGAGAGTAGTAACACTGTTTACAAAAACAATTCTCCAGCGTAAAAAATTAGACAGATCCGATAGAGAAGTAATAGAATTAGATGGTTTGCTTAAAAAAGGTATTAAATATGATACATCATATAATACCGATAAAAACACTAGAAATTATAAGTCAATCTTAGGGAAAGAGCAATTTGATTGGTTAGTAGAAGAATTAACCGCATCTAAGGCAAAATGGAGAATAATAGGAAACCAAGTAATGGTGATGCCATGGAAAGGAGTTCCTTCTAATGATGCATGGGATGGCTATAAAGAAGAAAGGAACCGGTTGCTAAAAAAACTTAAGGAACATCAGGTGGATAATACAGTAGTCCTGACAGGTGATATTCACAGTACGTTTGTTGGAGAAATAGCTTATGAAGGAGAATGTCAACTGTGTGAATTTGTCGTTCCTAGTGTAACTTCTCAAAATCTGGATTTTCTGGGAAATATTATTAGTGCAGCTGCAGAATATTATACCAAATTAATAAACAAACATATCAAAGATGTAGATATGGACAATCATGGATATTTTATTTTGGACGTAAAGGAAGATAAGGTACAGGCAGATTGGTATGATATTGAGGAATTGAAAAAGCCGGTATCAAAAGAAAAAAGATCCAGAAGTTGGTATGTAATAGATGGAGTGTGCAAATTACAGGAAGCAAGGACTTCAGCAGTTGCTATAAATGGGGTAAAGAGGTATCCGGATATTTTGGAAAATAAAATAGAAAAAAATCATAAGCAAGAAGGAGATTTTACGGTCATTGGCGTATATCCTAACCCGATGTATCGCGAAGGAAATATCCATTATATCGTACATAAAGAAGGGCAGGTGAAAATTTCTTTGTATGACACTTCAGGAAGGTTACTGCAACTATTATCCGATAGAAGAACAGTGGCAGGAATTTATAATTTATCTGTTGATATCAATGCAATTCAATCAGGACAATATATTCTCAAATTCGAATCGGGAAAAAATATTGCTCAAAGAAAAATCATTATAAAATAA